ACCGGTGTGCGGATGGGCCCACGAGAATTCTTCGCCACGCTGCAGATGTGGCTGGCGACCGACATGCCAGGATTCGGAACCCTCACCGGGGACGCCGACGCTCTCGGCCACGCCCCGATGCCCGGCCAGCGCACCCCGGCGCTGTGGAACGGCACCTCCCTTGCCTACCTGGTGCTGCCCCGCGTCTCCACCGACCCCGACCAGTGGGAATACCTCGTGCGCGGCCACGGCCCCAACGCCACGACACTGGTTGACTCACTCGTCGAACGTGTCCGCCGCTGGGACACCGACCACCGGGGCGGCCCTGGGCCGCGCCTGCTCGCCAGCCCCGACCTGCCACCCGGGGACGAAGTGATCCCCACCCGCCACACCTACCTCGTCGCCCGGTGGGACCAACCCCTGGACACACCCCGGCTGGACTGGGAAGCAGACCCGGAAACATGACGCCAGACGTCTCTTCGGACTCCGCCCTGGTGTCGGCGTGGCAAGACGCGGCCGCTGCTTTGGATCTGACTGTTCCCTCGCCGGGCGAGCTGCACCACGGGGTGGGCGGTCGGACCGTGAGTGGACCCGTCACCCGCCCTGAGGGCCACGTGGCGTGGCTGCGCGTGGAGTCCGCGCCCAAGCCGGCTGGTCGGCTGTGGGAGGGCAACCGTCTGGCCGAGGAGATCCTGCCCGCGCGCATACCCCGGCCGCGGTTGCTGGCCGCACACACTTGGGGCACCGGGCCGGTGTTCCAGGCACTCGTGTTCTCCCGCGTGGACGCTGCCCCCGTGTCCTCGACGCCGGACCTGCGCGGGCCGCTCACCGTCGACTCCACCTGGTGGACAGCCCTGCGTAGGACGCTCCGAGCACTGCACCATGTGAAGGCGCCACAGCAGCGACGCAGCCACACCCCGGGCTACATCGAACGCATCCCCACCTACCTACCCGAGGTCGTTGAAGCTGGAGTGGACCTGACTGTGCGGACCTGGGCCACGGCCCATGCGGATCTGCACTGGGCCAACCTCACCCACAACCCGCTGGTCCTTATGGACTGGGAAGGATGGGGAGCCGCCCCGGCCGGGTACGACGCCGCTGTTCTGCACGCCTACGCCCTACCCGTTCCGGACACGGCAGCCAGGGTTCGCGCCGCCTTCGCCGACGTCCTGGACACCGAGGACGGCCGCTTGGCCGAACTGATCATCTGCGCTGAGATCATCCAGGCTGCTCCACGCGATGACCTGCACGCCAGGCTGGCCCCTTATGCCCGAGCCCACGCCCGCCACCTGCTGTGCACCTGATGGGCTCCCACCGCCCCCGACCGCAGATGAGGAGTAATGACAGAGCAGACGGACCTCACCTACGCGTGGTACGGCGACCAGCATCCCCCGGCGAGCCTGCCAGTCACCCAGGTGTACGGGTACATCGTTGACGACCAGGGGCGGGTGGTGATCTTCCAGGACCAGGGCGTGTGGAACCTGCCGGGCGGGACGCCCGAGCCCGAGATCGATCAGGACCCTGTCGCCACGCTGGTGCGTGAGGTGTGGGAGGAAGTCCAAGTCCGCTTCGAAGATCCCGTCTACCTGGGCTATCAGAGTGTGGCCGAGGCCGGTGGGCCGCCGCTGCGCGCCCAGCTGCGGATGGTTGCACGTTTGGTTGAAGCTGGTGAGCGTGCCCCCGACCCGGACAACGGCCGTGTGTACGTCCGGCACCGGTGTTCTCTGATTGAGGCTGAGCGCCTGCTCAACTGGGGGGAACCCGCACGGGAGCAACTCGCAAGGGCCGCCAAGATCGCCGAACAACGGTGGCAGTGCCCTGTCCATGTCCAGGCCGCCGCAGTGACGGACTGAACAGCCCCGACAGGGCGCCGCCTGTTCGCACGCGGGTGTTCAGCGCTTGATGAGACCGTGAACGAGATCGCTTGAGTTGTGGAGGGACGGCCATGGGATCCGTTGAGAAGCTCGCCCCCTACCTGGCCCAGATCGCCGACGACGTCGCCGACAGCACCGACCATGAGGTGCTAGTGGCGATGGCCAGGGGAAGGCGCGGCTTTGCTTTGGCCGGTCTGGTCAGCGTCTTGTTGGACGAGGAAGCTGTCCCGGCCCGCGAGGCCTTCGCTGTAGCCGACCAGTGCTGCACGCTGGCCCGCCGGGTACTGGACCCGCTGTTGGGGTCCGCCTTGGTTCAAGAACACGGCCAGGGCACGCACGTCAGCGACATCAGTGCCCTTGTCGCTCGTTGCCGGGCTGAGCTGGCTGTGGCTTCGGATGAGGATGTGGAGGAGATCGCGGCGGCCATGGTCACCCTCGCCGCTCGTCTCCAGGAGCTGTTCACCTACCTGGAACAGCACACCAGTACTGACGCCGAGAAGAGCAGAGCGGCGCGGGCCTGCCGCTCTGCTGCCGGGGAGCTGTGGTCGGCCTACGGCGGTGACAGCGGAGGCTGGTAACCCTCAATCATGGCGGGCTGCGATCCATTCGCCGTGGAACGATGCCCAATGATCAGTGCTTGGTGTGTGGTGATCCGCAAGGGTCCCTCTTCCAGGTGTGCGCCCAGTACGGCCACGACCCGTTCCAGGGTGGCCTCGAACGGCACACCTGACCCATCAGACCAGGCCCGGTAGGAGGCGTAGTGGTTCAGGATCGGGTCGGGGGTGTTGACCTCGATCACTCCGTTCAGGGTGATGACGTCGACCTTGGCGAAGTGGGCGCCCACTGCTTCAGCTGCTCCCTCTGCTGGGAAATGCTCGGAGAGTTTCATCCGCTTTGGCCCTGTGTCGGTTCCGAGCACGTCCGCGGCCGCCTGTGCCCACCACTCGTCCAATTCAGCCTTGTCGTACCGGGAGTTGGTGGAAGCGATCAGGATCCCGTCGGGGTCCAGGACACGGGCCGCCTCCGCGAGCGCCTGGTCGGGGGAATTCACGTGGTAGAGCATGTGCATCGCCAGCACCACCTGGACGCTCTGCGACCGCAAGGGGAGACGGGCGGCGTCGGCGCACACCACGGGGCCGGGCAGGTCGGTGAGCATGGACGCGGACAGGTCCAGGCCAATCGTTCGCACACCGGGCCGCTCGGCGCGGATGCGTTGTAGGTAGCGGCCGTTGCCACAGCCCACGTCCGCCCACACCCCTGTTCGGTGCCCTGCCTGTTCCAGAACCATGCCGGGCAGGTCGTACTGGGGTGTTTGGTGGTCGTAGAGACGTTGACGGGCGGCGAGGGGGCGGTCGTCGCGGTAGGCGTGGCCGGTGAGCAGGGTGCGGTCGGTGGAGGTGCGGGGGCGGTCTTGCATGGGTTCCATCCTCATCGACCCGCGTTAGGGCTGTGGCCGGCAGGGGTGGGGGTGGGGGTGAAGGCGGCCAGGCGGTCGCGGATTTCGCGTACGGGTGGCGTGTGGAGGCTGTGGGTCAGGGGGATGAGTCGGCGGGCGCGCTGGGTGATGCTCGCGGTGCGCTGTTCGGGTGGGCTCGCGCAGATGATGTCGATCTGTTCCAGTGCCCCGTCGGGGTCGTGGTTGCGCAGGTGAGCGGTGGCCAGATCCAGGCGGGCGGCCAGCAGGTCCCCGGTGGAGCAGGTGGGGCCGGTGTAGAGGGTGATGGCGCGTTCGGTGTGTGCGATGGCGAGCCGGCGTTCGGCCGGTGTGTTCAGGGCGAGCAGGGCTGTGCCTGCGTAGGTGTGTGTTTTGGCCTGGGGGAAGCCCAGGACGCCTGGCAGGACCATCTGCCCGTTGTGGTCTTCGGCGGCGGCGATGGCCTCGCGGGTGGTTCGCCCGTCGCCGAGCGCGGCTGCGGCACGGGCGCGTAGGGCGTGCAGGCGGGTGAGGTTGCTGTCGGTGGCGCTGTGGGCGAGCCCGGCTTCGGCGGCTCGTAAGGCGTCGTCGGGGCGGCTGTCCCAGTACGCGATGAGGCTGTGCAGGGCGCAGACCCACGCTTGCAGGCCGGGGTCGGTGACCCGGTCGGCCAGAGCCTGTGCTGCTGTGGCCTGGATGGTGGCGTGGGTGTAGGCGCCGGCGTCCATGCTGGCGTGGGTTTGCAGGCCCACCAGCCGGGTGGCGGCGATGTGGGCGCGGCGGGACTGCTCGGGGTGGGTGAGGGTCGAAGCCAGGTGCAGGGCTGCGCGGCAGCGTTCGATGATGTGTGGGTAGAGCTCGGTGAGCGGGGTGTGGACGTAGGTGCTGCACAGTCGGTGCACGTCCGCTTCCAGCAGATCCACAGCCTGTTCTGGGGCTGCGTCGCTCACCAGAGCGCGCACCTGTTCGAGGGTGGTGGTGGCGTCCTGTCCCAGGCGCTGTTCCCAACGCGTGCTTGTGGGGCGGGGCCGCGGCCCTGCGGCAGGGGAGCTGGTCGTGGGGGGTGCCCCCAGTGCGGTGAGTACCCGGGTGATGACATCGGGGCGGGTCAGGCCCTGTCCGGCCAGGGCCCGGGTGATGGTGCTCTGGGTGAGACCGCACAAGGCGGCCAGGGCCTCGTGGGTGAGACCGGTGGCGCGGTGCAGCAACAGCACCACGGTGCGGGCATCACGATCGTGGAGAGCGTGGGCCACCCCTGGCCGGTCCCAGAACCCGGGAGGGATGCACGCACACCCTGAGGTTCCGTCTCTGCGCTCTCGTGCGCAATGCACACACATCATCGCGTTCGTCACCCATCATGCAATAAACGAGGAATATGTGATTTTTCTGCCGCGCCAACTTCATTCACCCAGCAGACCAACTCTCCGTTTCCTCAGGTGAGATTAGGAGAATCGAACACTGCGCATGAGCCCGTTTTCGCATATGCGATCTCGCATGGTCTGGTGAGGGAATTTCGACGATACTGCGCCAGGCGGCCTTACACCGAAGGGCTGGGGGCGGCCGAGCCGTCCTGTGCCCGTAAAGAGCCGCCACGACTGCGTCTCACCTCGGCCATCGAAACACCCGACCACAGCCCCGGGGCCTGCCCGGCGGCGATGAACACGATCGTGAAGGACATCCATGCCCGCCACACCGATGAGCCCCGCCCAGGCCCGGCAGAACATGGTCGACACCCTGCTCCAGTTGCAGAAGGAGTGGGGAATGCCGGAGATCTCCGAGCGGGTCGCGGCCGTGCTCCGGACGGTGCCCCGGCACGTGTTCGTGCCCGAGGTCTCGCTGGAGCAGGCCTATGCGACCGACTACGCGCCGCCCATCAGGCGAGCCGAGGACGGGTTGGTCACCAGTTCGATGTCCGCGGTGCGGGTGCAGGCCATGATGCTCGACCAGGCCGGCCTCGAACCCGGTATGCGGGTGCTGGAGATCGGCTCGGGCGGATACAACGCCGCGCTCATCGCCGAGCTGGTCGGTTCCGCCGGTGAGGTGACCACCATCGACATCGACGCCGAGGTCACCGATCGGGCACGCCGTTATCTGGACGAGGCCGGTTACCCGGACGTGCGGGTGGTGACCGGTGACGCCGAATACGGTGTGGCGGAGTTCGCGCCCTATGACCGCGTCATCGTCACCGTCCGGGCCTGGGACCTGCCCCCAGCTTGGCTCGCGCAGCTCACCGAGACCGGCCGTCTGGTCACCCCGATGCGTCTGCGCGGGGTGAACCGCACGGTGGGGCTCGACCGCGTCGAAGGCCACCTGGTCAGCCGCCCCGACCACCACCTGACGGTGTTCGTTCCCATGCAGGGCGCCGGAGCGCACGAAGAGCGCGGGATCGCCGTGCAGGGGGAGGAGATCGTCCTGTACAGCGCCGAAGAGCCCGTGGATGTGGACGCGCTGCGCAAGGCCCTGCACGGGCCCCGTAAGGAGTTCTGGCCGGGGATCGAGTTCACCCGTCCCGACCGGCTGCACCTGTGGATCGCGGGCCACGCCGACCGGTACGCGATGCTGCACGTGGCCGAAGACGTCCTTGAACACGGGCCCGCTGGGCCGCTGGCCCGCCAGCCCGTGCCGGTGGTGCTCGCCGACGAGGGAAGCGTGGCGGTGCGCGCCAAGCGCGCGCTGGGCGAGGACCGGTTCGAGATCGGGGTGTTCGCCTTCGGGCCCCACGGTGAGCGCGCCGCCCAGGACTACATCGACGTTCTGCGGGCCTGGGACCAGCACGAGGGTTCCATGGCCCGCATCGAGGTCTGGCCCAGCGGGACACCCGAGGCTGACCTGCCCACCGACCGGGTCCGGGTCTTGGACAAGCCGCACACGCGCACGGTCCTGGCCTGGCCCTGAACACACCCCACCCCCTGGGGTCGTGTCCCTTCACCCGAAAGGAAAACAACCATGAAGAACGACCAGCTTGAGGCCGACGGGTTCGACCTGGACGTCGAGGTCGTCGAGAGCGGACCTCGCCTGGACAGCCTGCTCAACCTGACCGGTGACAACTGCGGGTCCACGTGCGAGAGCGCCTGCTCCACCTCCTGCTCGTAACCGTGCCGGTCTTGGGCTGAGCCCCCCGGCGCCGCGGCCAGCGGCGCCGGGCCACCCCCCTTTTTTGAAGGAGCACACCCCGTGCACCCTCGATTCACCGCCCACCCCACCGGTGTGCTGCGCGCGTCCGCGCTTTCAGGCCCCCACGAGGCGCCGCCCTGGCCCGGCGGCCCCATCGATAGCCCCGAGCATCGCCGTGCGTGGCTCCTCTGGCTGGGCCAGGTTCGTGACCACCCCGTGCTGGGGGCGGCGATCAGCGACGCCAGTCCCCCACTCGCCCAGCGCATCAACCAGATCTGTCGCGAGGGGGGTAGCGGGCGTGACCTGGCCGGGGTGGTGCGCTCCTGTGCCCGGTATGTGTTG
This DNA window, taken from Nocardiopsis exhalans, encodes the following:
- a CDS encoding phosphotransferase, with protein sequence MTPDVSSDSALVSAWQDAAAALDLTVPSPGELHHGVGGRTVSGPVTRPEGHVAWLRVESAPKPAGRLWEGNRLAEEILPARIPRPRLLAAHTWGTGPVFQALVFSRVDAAPVSSTPDLRGPLTVDSTWWTALRRTLRALHHVKAPQQRRSHTPGYIERIPTYLPEVVEAGVDLTVRTWATAHADLHWANLTHNPLVLMDWEGWGAAPAGYDAAVLHAYALPVPDTAARVRAAFADVLDTEDGRLAELIICAEIIQAAPRDDLHARLAPYARAHARHLLCT
- the fxlM gene encoding methyltransferase, FxLD system; the encoded protein is MPATPMSPAQARQNMVDTLLQLQKEWGMPEISERVAAVLRTVPRHVFVPEVSLEQAYATDYAPPIRRAEDGLVTSSMSAVRVQAMMLDQAGLEPGMRVLEIGSGGYNAALIAELVGSAGEVTTIDIDAEVTDRARRYLDEAGYPDVRVVTGDAEYGVAEFAPYDRVIVTVRAWDLPPAWLAQLTETGRLVTPMRLRGVNRTVGLDRVEGHLVSRPDHHLTVFVPMQGAGAHEERGIAVQGEEIVLYSAEEPVDVDALRKALHGPRKEFWPGIEFTRPDRLHLWIAGHADRYAMLHVAEDVLEHGPAGPLARQPVPVVLADEGSVAVRAKRALGEDRFEIGVFAFGPHGERAAQDYIDVLRAWDQHEGSMARIEVWPSGTPEADLPTDRVRVLDKPHTRTVLAWP
- a CDS encoding FxLD family lanthipeptide, which produces MKNDQLEADGFDLDVEVVESGPRLDSLLNLTGDNCGSTCESACSTSCS
- a CDS encoding class I SAM-dependent methyltransferase yields the protein MQDRPRTSTDRTLLTGHAYRDDRPLAARQRLYDHQTPQYDLPGMVLEQAGHRTGVWADVGCGNGRYLQRIRAERPGVRTIGLDLSASMLTDLPGPVVCADAARLPLRSQSVQVVLAMHMLYHVNSPDQALAEAARVLDPDGILIASTNSRYDKAELDEWWAQAAADVLGTDTGPKRMKLSEHFPAEGAAEAVGAHFAKVDVITLNGVIEVNTPDPILNHYASYRAWSDGSGVPFEATLERVVAVLGAHLEEGPLRITTHQALIIGHRSTANGSQPAMIEGYQPPLSPP
- a CDS encoding NUDIX hydrolase, whose translation is MTEQTDLTYAWYGDQHPPASLPVTQVYGYIVDDQGRVVIFQDQGVWNLPGGTPEPEIDQDPVATLVREVWEEVQVRFEDPVYLGYQSVAEAGGPPLRAQLRMVARLVEAGERAPDPDNGRVYVRHRCSLIEAERLLNWGEPAREQLARAAKIAEQRWQCPVHVQAAAVTD
- a CDS encoding helix-turn-helix domain-containing protein; this translates as MAHALHDRDARTVVLLLHRATGLTHEALAALCGLTQSTITRALAGQGLTRPDVITRVLTALGAPPTTSSPAAGPRPRPTSTRWEQRLGQDATTTLEQVRALVSDAAPEQAVDLLEADVHRLCSTYVHTPLTELYPHIIERCRAALHLASTLTHPEQSRRAHIAATRLVGLQTHASMDAGAYTHATIQATAAQALADRVTDPGLQAWVCALHSLIAYWDSRPDDALRAAEAGLAHSATDSNLTRLHALRARAAAALGDGRTTREAIAAAEDHNGQMVLPGVLGFPQAKTHTYAGTALLALNTPAERRLAIAHTERAITLYTGPTCSTGDLLAARLDLATAHLRNHDPDGALEQIDIICASPPEQRTASITQRARRLIPLTHSLHTPPVREIRDRLAAFTPTPTPAGHSPNAGR